One Serinicoccus chungangensis genomic window carries:
- a CDS encoding substrate-binding domain-containing protein, translating to MRRTTIGRSVAALSALAMLAACSTDESLDEPATESAEEGAEEGSEGSEDGGEEAEGDSDEWFDQADYDEQFEQRSATFEGDAEQPWLQYIDGDMTDTSEFASDGAKKVCFSNASIDNPWRQTGWITMNQQLQVLQDDGVISEMETRDAQADDNTQIADIDYFISEGNCDAFVISPNSTAALTPAVERACDTGLPVVVFDRGVETDCPTTFIHPIGGYAWGIDTAEFLSENLEEGDKVVALRILPGVDVLEHRWAAAEQIFEENGIEAVDYFTGADPAEIKNILADELATGEVQGVWMDAGDGAVAAIEAFEDAGQDYPVMTGEDEMSFLRKWEDTGLTGLAPVYSNFQWRTPLLAVEQIFAGEEVPTEWVLPQVPITEDERADFLEANDGMPDGHYAKFGGEDLPGYPDVWQERVIP from the coding sequence ATGCGCAGGACGACGATCGGCCGCAGCGTCGCGGCCCTGAGCGCGCTGGCGATGCTGGCGGCATGCTCCACCGACGAGTCCCTCGACGAGCCGGCCACCGAGAGCGCCGAGGAGGGCGCGGAGGAAGGTTCCGAGGGCTCCGAGGACGGAGGCGAGGAGGCCGAGGGCGACAGCGACGAGTGGTTCGACCAGGCCGACTACGACGAGCAGTTCGAGCAGCGCTCGGCCACCTTCGAGGGCGACGCCGAGCAGCCGTGGCTGCAGTACATCGACGGCGACATGACCGACACCTCCGAGTTCGCCTCCGACGGTGCCAAGAAGGTCTGCTTCTCCAACGCCAGCATCGACAACCCGTGGCGGCAGACCGGCTGGATCACCATGAACCAGCAGCTCCAGGTGCTCCAGGACGACGGCGTCATCTCCGAGATGGAGACCCGTGACGCGCAGGCCGACGACAACACCCAGATCGCCGACATCGACTACTTCATCAGCGAGGGCAACTGCGACGCCTTCGTCATCTCGCCCAACTCCACCGCCGCGCTCACGCCGGCCGTCGAGCGGGCCTGCGACACGGGCCTGCCGGTCGTCGTCTTCGACCGCGGGGTGGAGACCGACTGCCCCACCACCTTCATCCACCCCATCGGCGGGTATGCCTGGGGCATCGACACCGCCGAGTTCCTCTCCGAGAACCTCGAGGAGGGCGACAAGGTCGTCGCGCTGCGCATCCTGCCCGGCGTCGACGTGCTGGAGCACCGCTGGGCGGCGGCCGAGCAGATCTTCGAGGAGAACGGCATCGAGGCGGTGGACTACTTCACCGGCGCCGACCCGGCCGAGATCAAGAACATCCTCGCCGACGAGCTGGCCACCGGCGAGGTGCAGGGCGTCTGGATGGACGCCGGTGACGGCGCCGTCGCCGCCATCGAGGCCTTCGAGGACGCCGGCCAGGACTACCCGGTCATGACCGGCGAGGACGAGATGAGCTTCCTGCGCAAGTGGGAGGACACCGGCCTCACCGGCCTGGCGCCCGTCTACTCCAACTTCCAGTGGCGCACCCCGCTGCTCGCGGTGGAGCAGATCTTCGCCGGCGAGGAGGTGCCCACCGAGTGGGTGCTCCCGCAGGTGCCGATCACCGAGGACGAGCGCGCCGACTTCCTCGAGGCCAACGACGGCATGCCCGACGGGCACTACGCCAAGTTCGGCGGCGAGGACCTGCCCGGCTACCCGGACGTCTGGCAGGAGCGGGTCATCCCGTGA
- a CDS encoding sugar phosphate isomerase/epimerase family protein: MIGVNTWVWASPLRDAQARGLLGHVADLGFDAVELPLEQPGDLTVAATRAVLADTGLTPCVVGAMAPGRDLVDADAATVRSTQDYLKACVDLAEGIGAAAVCGPFYAATGRVWRMSPQQRQDACAQWRDNLAPVVEHAASAGVRIGVEPLNRYETSLVNTVDQALEGLGELLHGPLGAHVGLALDTYHLNIEERDSAAAVRRAGDHLVHVQVCGNDRGAPGGDQTDWPAILDALTDVGYAGPLVIESFTADNDTIATAASIWRPLAPTQDDLAADGLAFLRRLTQGESHA, encoded by the coding sequence ATGATCGGCGTCAACACCTGGGTCTGGGCGTCGCCGCTGCGCGACGCCCAGGCCCGGGGCCTGCTCGGCCACGTCGCCGACCTCGGCTTCGACGCGGTCGAGCTGCCGCTGGAGCAGCCCGGCGACCTCACCGTCGCCGCCACCCGGGCCGTGCTCGCCGACACCGGGCTCACCCCGTGCGTCGTGGGGGCGATGGCTCCCGGGCGCGACCTCGTGGACGCCGACGCCGCCACGGTCCGGTCCACCCAGGACTACCTCAAGGCGTGCGTCGACCTCGCCGAGGGCATCGGCGCGGCCGCCGTGTGCGGGCCGTTCTACGCCGCGACCGGCAGGGTATGGCGCATGTCGCCGCAGCAGCGCCAGGACGCCTGCGCGCAGTGGCGGGACAACCTCGCCCCCGTGGTCGAGCACGCCGCCTCCGCGGGCGTCCGGATCGGCGTCGAGCCGCTCAACCGCTACGAGACCTCGCTGGTCAACACGGTCGACCAGGCGCTCGAGGGCCTCGGCGAGCTGCTGCACGGCCCGCTCGGGGCGCACGTCGGGCTGGCGCTCGACACCTACCACCTCAACATCGAGGAGCGGGACTCCGCCGCGGCGGTCCGGCGCGCCGGCGACCACCTCGTGCACGTGCAGGTCTGCGGCAACGACCGCGGCGCCCCCGGGGGCGACCAGACCGACTGGCCGGCGATCCTCGACGCGCTCACCGACGTGGGCTACGCCGGGCCGCTGGTCATCGAGTCCTTCACCGCCGACAACGACACCATCGCCACCGCCGCCTCGATCTGGCGGCCGCTGGCGCCGACCCAGGACGACCTGGCCGCCGACGGCCTCGCCTTCCTCCGCCGCCTCACCCAGGGGGAGTCCCATGCCTGA
- a CDS encoding Gfo/Idh/MocA family protein: MPDRSSTGATTATVDRAASPQPSAAPAPRAAAPDPAATLGVAVVGYSFMGQAHSNAWRNVNAFYDDLPQVRMQTLVGRDAARVGAAAEQLGWADAATDWREVLERDDVDVVDVCTPGHLHAEVALAALAAGKHVLVEKPLANTVADCDRLVEAAGAPGAGRSMLGHNYRRVPALALARDLVEQGRVGTVRQVRLSYLQDWLADDQAPMSWRLRKDTAGSGVLGDLGSHAVDQLRFLLGEEVTRVTGHLRTFVTERPSADGDHREEVDVDDAAWATLHTSSGAVASLEVSRMATGRKNALQIEVYGSAGSLRFDLERLNELVVTGAGGGAETVLVTEPEHPYVGAWWPAGHVLGWDSTFTSQAADFLRAIATGEQIHPSFADGLAVQRVLEAIETSSGRGGTPVDLPA; the protein is encoded by the coding sequence ATGCCTGACCGCAGCAGCACCGGCGCCACCACGGCGACCGTCGACCGGGCGGCCTCCCCGCAGCCCTCCGCCGCCCCGGCGCCCCGTGCCGCCGCGCCCGACCCCGCCGCGACCCTCGGCGTGGCCGTCGTCGGCTACTCCTTCATGGGGCAGGCCCACTCCAACGCCTGGCGCAACGTCAACGCCTTCTACGACGACCTCCCGCAGGTCCGCATGCAGACCCTCGTCGGGCGGGACGCGGCCCGGGTGGGCGCGGCCGCCGAGCAGCTCGGCTGGGCCGACGCCGCCACCGACTGGCGGGAGGTCCTGGAGCGCGACGACGTCGACGTCGTGGACGTGTGCACCCCCGGCCACCTGCACGCCGAGGTGGCGCTCGCCGCGCTCGCCGCCGGCAAGCACGTGCTCGTCGAGAAGCCGCTGGCCAACACGGTGGCCGACTGCGACCGGCTCGTCGAGGCGGCCGGGGCGCCCGGCGCCGGCCGGTCGATGCTGGGCCACAACTACCGCCGGGTGCCCGCCCTGGCGCTCGCCCGCGACCTCGTCGAGCAGGGCCGGGTCGGGACGGTGCGCCAGGTGCGGCTGTCCTACCTCCAGGACTGGCTGGCCGACGACCAGGCCCCCATGAGCTGGCGGCTGCGCAAGGACACCGCCGGGTCCGGGGTGCTCGGCGACCTCGGCTCCCACGCCGTGGACCAGCTGCGCTTCCTCCTCGGCGAGGAGGTCACCCGCGTCACCGGCCACCTGCGGACCTTCGTCACCGAGCGACCGTCCGCCGACGGCGACCACCGCGAGGAGGTGGACGTCGACGACGCGGCCTGGGCCACGCTGCATACCTCGTCGGGGGCGGTCGCCAGCCTCGAGGTGAGCCGCATGGCCACCGGCCGCAAGAACGCGCTGCAGATCGAGGTCTACGGCTCGGCCGGGTCGCTGCGCTTCGACCTCGAGCGGCTCAACGAGCTGGTGGTGACCGGCGCCGGCGGGGGAGCGGAGACGGTGCTCGTCACCGAGCCCGAGCACCCCTACGTCGGCGCCTGGTGGCCGGCCGGGCACGTGCTCGGCTGGGACAGCACCTTCACCAGCCAGGCCGCGGACTTCCTGCGCGCCATCGCCACCGGCGAGCAGATCCACCCCAGCTTCGCCGACGGCCTCGCGGTCCAGCGGGTGCTGGAGGCCATCGAGACGAGCAGCGGGCGCGGCGGCACACCCGTCGACCTCCCCGCCTGA
- a CDS encoding sugar phosphate isomerase/epimerase family protein yields MARRFTLFTGQWADLTLEEVAGLAAGWGYDGLEIAVSGEHLDAWRWDDEEYVEGRLEILRRHGLGVWAISNHLKGQAVCDDPIDERHRSIVGAKVWGDGDPEGVRQRAAEELQHTARLAQRMGVDTVVGFTGSSIWPYVAMFPPVPADRIQAGYQDFADRWNPILDVFDECGVRFAHEVHPSEIAYDYWTTVRTLEAIGHREAFGLNWDPSHMMWQDIDPVAFITDFADRIYHVDCKDTRMRVGGGRNGRMGSHLPWGDQRRGWDFVSAGRGDVPWEDCFRALAGAGYEGPISVEWEDAGMDRLHGAKEALDYLRALDFPPSTASFDAAFDQG; encoded by the coding sequence ATGGCACGCAGGTTCACCCTCTTCACCGGCCAGTGGGCCGACCTCACCCTCGAGGAGGTTGCCGGGCTGGCGGCCGGCTGGGGCTACGACGGCCTCGAGATCGCCGTGTCCGGGGAGCACCTGGACGCCTGGCGCTGGGACGACGAGGAGTACGTCGAGGGGCGGCTGGAGATCCTGCGCCGCCACGGCCTCGGCGTCTGGGCGATCTCCAACCACCTCAAGGGTCAGGCCGTCTGCGACGACCCCATCGACGAGCGGCACCGCTCCATCGTCGGGGCCAAGGTGTGGGGCGACGGCGACCCCGAGGGCGTGCGGCAGCGCGCGGCCGAGGAGCTGCAGCACACCGCCCGGCTGGCGCAGCGCATGGGCGTGGACACCGTCGTCGGCTTCACCGGCTCCTCGATCTGGCCGTACGTCGCGATGTTCCCGCCGGTGCCGGCCGACCGGATCCAGGCGGGCTACCAGGACTTCGCCGACCGGTGGAACCCCATCCTCGACGTCTTCGACGAGTGCGGCGTCCGCTTCGCCCACGAGGTGCACCCCAGCGAGATCGCCTACGACTACTGGACGACCGTGCGCACCCTGGAGGCGATCGGCCACCGTGAGGCCTTCGGGCTCAACTGGGACCCGAGCCACATGATGTGGCAGGACATCGACCCGGTCGCCTTCATCACCGACTTCGCCGACCGCATCTACCACGTGGACTGCAAGGACACCCGGATGCGGGTCGGCGGCGGACGCAACGGGCGGATGGGCTCGCACCTGCCGTGGGGCGACCAGCGCCGCGGCTGGGACTTCGTCTCCGCCGGGCGCGGTGACGTGCCGTGGGAGGACTGCTTCCGGGCGCTCGCCGGGGCGGGCTACGAGGGGCCGATCTCGGTGGAGTGGGAGGACGCCGGGATGGACCGCCTGCACGGCGCCAAGGAGGCGCTGGACTACCTGCGCGCCCTCGACTTCCCGCCCTCGACCGCCTCCTTCGACGCCGCCTTCGACCAGGGGTAG
- a CDS encoding APC family permease, translating into MSTQTEQGFIRQLGRWDALAIGFGAMIGFGWVVLTGEWLVAAGTLGAVLAFVVGGVIMALVGLTYAELVAAMPHAGGEHNYVMRAMGSRWAFVASWALVGGYVTIAAFEAVALPRTAAYLWPALESVELWSVAGSPVYLGWGVIGTAAAVVLTVINVVGIRPASLVQTFIVLFLVIIAVLMLVGVGVGGSLEYAEPLVTGGFAGFAAVLVVVPFLFVGFDVIPQSAEEIDLPFPLIGKLIVLSVALASLFYIVMVGASGLAMDHQELVDSDLATADAMAALWGSQTFGTILVAGGLAGILTSWNAFLIGGSRLLYAMGRSGMLPAAFGRLHPRFRTPTAALLFIGVLSAAAPWLGADALGWLVDSGSPSIVLGYLLVTVAFLVLRRREPEMDRPLRIGGTGSGGVVIGVVALVLAAGLASLYLPGMPSSLPLEPWVLFGLWWLLGLVLLLRVPSVPGGPDAEETVLSRREAS; encoded by the coding sequence ATGAGCACGCAGACGGAGCAAGGGTTCATCCGGCAGCTCGGGCGGTGGGACGCCCTCGCGATCGGGTTCGGCGCGATGATCGGCTTCGGCTGGGTGGTGCTCACCGGGGAGTGGCTGGTCGCGGCCGGCACCCTGGGTGCGGTGCTGGCCTTCGTCGTCGGCGGGGTCATCATGGCGCTCGTCGGGCTGACGTACGCCGAGCTGGTCGCCGCGATGCCGCACGCGGGGGGCGAGCACAACTACGTCATGCGGGCGATGGGGTCGCGGTGGGCGTTCGTGGCGTCCTGGGCCCTGGTCGGCGGCTACGTCACCATCGCCGCCTTCGAGGCGGTCGCGCTGCCCCGCACCGCGGCATACCTCTGGCCGGCGCTGGAGTCGGTGGAGCTGTGGTCGGTGGCCGGCTCGCCCGTCTACCTCGGGTGGGGCGTCATCGGCACGGCGGCCGCCGTCGTGCTCACCGTGATCAACGTCGTCGGCATCCGGCCGGCGTCGCTCGTGCAGACCTTCATCGTGCTCTTCCTCGTCATCATCGCCGTGCTCATGCTCGTGGGGGTCGGCGTCGGCGGGTCGCTGGAGTATGCCGAGCCGCTGGTCACCGGGGGTTTCGCCGGCTTCGCGGCCGTGCTCGTGGTGGTGCCCTTCCTCTTCGTCGGCTTCGACGTCATCCCGCAGTCGGCCGAGGAGATCGACCTGCCGTTCCCGCTCATCGGCAAGCTCATCGTGCTCTCGGTGGCGCTGGCCAGCCTGTTCTACATCGTCATGGTGGGCGCCTCGGGGCTGGCGATGGACCACCAGGAGCTCGTGGACTCCGACCTGGCGACGGCCGACGCGATGGCGGCGCTGTGGGGCTCGCAGACCTTCGGGACGATCCTCGTGGCCGGGGGCCTGGCCGGCATCCTCACCTCGTGGAACGCCTTCCTCATCGGCGGGTCCCGGCTGCTCTACGCGATGGGCCGGTCGGGCATGCTGCCGGCGGCGTTCGGTCGTCTGCACCCGCGGTTCCGGACGCCGACGGCCGCGCTGCTCTTCATCGGGGTGCTGTCGGCCGCCGCGCCGTGGCTGGGGGCGGACGCGCTCGGCTGGCTGGTCGACTCCGGGTCACCCTCGATCGTGCTCGGCTACCTGCTCGTCACGGTCGCCTTCCTGGTGCTGCGCCGGCGCGAGCCCGAGATGGACCGGCCGCTGCGCATCGGCGGCACCGGGTCCGGGGGCGTGGTCATCGGTGTGGTGGCGCTGGTGCTGGCCGCCGGGCTGGCCTCGCTCTACCTGCCCGGCATGCCGTCCTCGCTGCCGCTCGAGCCCTGGGTGCTCTTCGGTCTGTGGTGGCTGCTGGGTCTGGTCCTGCTGCTGCGGGTCCCGTCGGTCCCCGGCGGCCCGGACGCCGAGGAGACGGTGCTGTCCCGGCGGGAGGCCTCCTGA
- a CDS encoding NAD(P)-dependent alcohol dehydrogenase, producing MTTTTPALAAASAGAAFERVQIERRDLRPDDVRIDIRWAGICHTDIHITREEWGGTIYPLTPGHEILGTVTEVGPEVTAHQVGDVVGVGCLVDSCGECAPCQDGEEQYCLKGAVQTYGQEDYHGEVTKGGYSGEVVVRDHFVVKIPDSYDEADYAGVTPLLCAGITTYHPLKEAGVGPGSRVGVIGMGGLGHVAVKIAAAMGAEVTVLSRTDSKKQDGMSFGAQDFRATQDGTAFEELAGSFDLLVNTVGSGIPLDSYMGLLDRGGVLANVGAPEDSLQVSAFSLLANRRSIRGNMIGGLPEHQEMLDFCAEHGITATVEVIDAGQVDDYYDKVVAGDVRYRAVIDTATLAG from the coding sequence GTGACGACCACCACACCAGCACTCGCCGCTGCATCGGCCGGAGCCGCCTTCGAGCGGGTGCAGATCGAGCGCCGCGACCTGCGACCGGACGACGTGCGCATCGACATCCGCTGGGCCGGCATCTGCCACACCGACATCCACATCACCCGGGAGGAGTGGGGCGGCACGATCTACCCGCTCACCCCCGGCCACGAGATCCTCGGGACCGTGACCGAGGTCGGCCCGGAGGTGACCGCCCACCAGGTCGGTGACGTCGTCGGCGTCGGCTGCCTCGTCGACTCCTGCGGCGAGTGCGCGCCCTGCCAGGACGGCGAGGAGCAGTACTGCCTCAAGGGCGCCGTGCAGACCTACGGCCAGGAGGACTACCACGGGGAGGTCACCAAGGGTGGCTACAGCGGCGAGGTCGTCGTCCGTGACCACTTCGTCGTCAAGATCCCGGACTCCTACGACGAGGCCGACTACGCCGGCGTGACGCCGCTGCTGTGCGCGGGCATCACGACCTACCACCCGCTCAAGGAGGCCGGCGTCGGCCCGGGCTCGCGCGTGGGCGTCATCGGCATGGGCGGCCTCGGGCACGTCGCGGTGAAGATCGCCGCGGCCATGGGCGCCGAGGTCACCGTGCTGAGCCGCACCGACAGCAAGAAGCAGGACGGTATGTCGTTCGGCGCCCAGGATTTCCGCGCCACCCAGGACGGCACGGCGTTCGAGGAGCTCGCCGGCAGCTTCGACCTCCTGGTCAACACCGTCGGCTCGGGCATCCCGCTGGACTCCTACATGGGTCTGCTCGACCGCGGCGGGGTCCTGGCCAATGTCGGCGCCCCGGAGGACTCGCTGCAGGTCAGCGCCTTCTCGCTGCTGGCCAACCGGCGCTCCATCAGGGGCAACATGATCGGCGGCCTGCCCGAGCACCAGGAGATGCTCGACTTCTGCGCCGAGCACGGCATCACCGCCACCGTGGAGGTCATCGACGCCGGCCAGGTCGACGACTACTACGACAAGGTCGTGGCCGGGGACGTGCGCTACCGCGCCGTCATCGACACGGCGACGCTGGCGGGCTGA
- a CDS encoding plasmid pRiA4b ORF-3 family protein, giving the protein MTGWSCASTPERGAEHVAQDLPDDLRQAIASMTPDELHQLLAGIAAASGGLGAPEFGWPRVEPVVLPDPPEDDVLLTVRVDVDDVRPPVWRRLELRGDLQLGEVHHILQAAFGWLDGHLHRFWPGPAKRIWTGPFFTTELDEIEPEDEGMQPEVEVRLDQVLRQPGDRLFYTYDFGDDWTCTLKLEKVVTLDDDAEVEDAVCTAARMAGPLEDCGGPPGHQELVDAFRAGGVAALDPQMRAWVPPGWDPFEEDVASVNERLRIAGMTQAELMESLASGEDAVEWPSALEPLLDLALPDVLGELAELTRTARDASKYGDLTAEDLATLARPYRYLVDLAGDDGIPLTQAGWMKPAVVEQIYRDLGFEDGWIGTGNREDQTAPVADLRARCQRVGLLRKYRGRLLRTRAAAALTDDADLVQHVAGRVGADKNDLVQAAMALFALVSAATGETGYDHRVPVADLMTRCGLRTTSRGVDPHHAIEWCRPVWRTLSDASGLKLLRAEPDQQSRRRVAGMARMMLWPQVVV; this is encoded by the coding sequence ATGACCGGGTGGTCCTGCGCCTCGACCCCCGAGCGAGGAGCAGAGCACGTGGCCCAGGACCTGCCCGACGACCTCCGACAGGCGATTGCCAGCATGACGCCGGACGAGCTGCACCAGCTGCTCGCCGGGATCGCCGCCGCCAGCGGCGGCCTTGGAGCCCCCGAGTTCGGCTGGCCCAGGGTGGAGCCGGTCGTGCTGCCCGACCCGCCCGAGGACGACGTGCTCCTGACCGTGCGGGTCGACGTCGATGATGTCAGGCCGCCGGTGTGGCGCCGGCTGGAGCTGCGCGGCGACCTCCAGCTCGGCGAGGTGCATCACATCCTGCAGGCGGCGTTCGGCTGGCTGGACGGGCACCTGCACCGGTTCTGGCCCGGACCGGCCAAGCGCATCTGGACCGGGCCGTTCTTCACCACCGAGCTGGACGAGATCGAGCCCGAGGACGAGGGCATGCAGCCCGAGGTCGAGGTGCGCCTCGACCAGGTGCTGCGCCAACCGGGTGACCGGCTGTTCTACACCTACGACTTCGGAGATGACTGGACCTGCACCCTCAAGCTCGAGAAGGTCGTCACGCTGGACGACGACGCCGAGGTCGAGGACGCGGTGTGCACCGCCGCTCGCATGGCCGGTCCGCTCGAGGACTGCGGCGGGCCGCCCGGACACCAGGAGCTGGTCGACGCGTTTCGGGCCGGCGGTGTCGCAGCGCTCGACCCGCAGATGCGCGCCTGGGTGCCACCCGGGTGGGACCCCTTCGAGGAGGACGTCGCCTCGGTCAACGAGCGGCTGCGGATCGCCGGTATGACGCAGGCCGAGCTGATGGAGTCGCTCGCCTCGGGGGAGGACGCGGTGGAGTGGCCGTCGGCCCTGGAGCCGCTGCTGGACCTGGCCCTGCCGGACGTGCTCGGCGAGCTGGCCGAGCTGACCCGGACGGCGCGGGACGCCAGCAAGTACGGCGACCTCACGGCGGAGGACCTCGCCACCCTGGCCCGCCCCTACCGCTACCTGGTCGACCTGGCCGGGGACGACGGCATACCCCTCACCCAGGCGGGGTGGATGAAGCCGGCGGTCGTGGAGCAGATCTACCGCGACCTCGGCTTCGAGGACGGATGGATCGGCACGGGCAACCGCGAGGACCAGACCGCCCCCGTCGCGGACCTCCGGGCGCGCTGCCAGCGGGTGGGGCTGCTGCGCAAGTACCGGGGCCGGTTGCTGCGGACCCGGGCGGCTGCAGCCCTGACCGACGACGCGGACCTCGTGCAGCACGTCGCCGGGCGGGTGGGCGCCGACAAGAACGATCTGGTGCAGGCGGCGATGGCGCTCTTCGCGCTGGTGAGCGCGGCGACCGGCGAGACCGGCTACGACCACCGGGTCCCGGTGGCGGACCTCATGACCCGCTGCGGCCTCCGGACCACGTCACGAGGGGTCGACCCGCACCACGCCATTGAGTGGTGCCGCCCGGTCTGGCGAACGCTCTCGGACGCGTCCGGGCTGAAGCTGCTGCGCGCAGAGCCCGACCAGCAGAGCCGCCGGCGGGTGGCCGGAATGGCGCGGATGATGCTGTGGCCCCAGGTCGTCGTGTGA
- a CDS encoding DUF5129 domain-containing protein: MSNVHRAVVGGVALLGVVGTSVGLWATQSPEHVASSLVVDDDAQVLDLSALEAGVEGLRFHEPTDVAVFSTLGGEAARTDDLALNTAVLEHARSERTEWLSPDGQTWADDLFVFAVDPEGRLVGTYFGENREVPQEEQLQIQDAAKDDFRAADWTDGTLAGLEAGAARIEQPFMRSAGGVVLAGLLSLLTAVGAGTWLGVGVHRARVSRDMRAEGDRRMASVVGEMDATELHARLIPEDSRYGGRVLRRYDEFTRGVRELTELGNEARAIPESSYNRKASQTRLTAYRDKALELDHLDDVIADTATFLTRERAWSEAWTRQEAPLREDLEQVDAVIATDVPDEARGLPEVAELREFASGALARLDQLRGQLEAQEVSPDDALDELRTTRDGLSERLDRLAGAVAEEVGKTPEERVAMKKAMRDERSQRRTEATILAAAYPSWGWYPLGAFQTGLHSGTAAVEQSRSSSSGASSGYGGGGSFSGAGSSSRF, from the coding sequence ATGTCGAACGTGCACCGGGCCGTGGTGGGCGGTGTCGCGCTGCTGGGGGTGGTCGGGACGAGCGTCGGCCTCTGGGCCACGCAGTCCCCCGAGCACGTCGCGAGCAGCCTGGTCGTCGACGACGACGCGCAGGTCCTGGACCTGTCGGCGTTGGAGGCCGGCGTGGAGGGGCTGCGCTTCCACGAGCCGACCGATGTCGCCGTCTTCAGCACCCTGGGGGGCGAGGCGGCGCGGACCGACGACCTGGCGCTCAACACGGCCGTGCTCGAGCACGCGCGATCCGAGCGCACCGAGTGGCTCTCGCCGGACGGGCAGACCTGGGCCGACGACCTGTTCGTCTTCGCGGTCGATCCCGAGGGGAGACTGGTGGGCACCTACTTCGGGGAGAACCGCGAGGTCCCCCAGGAGGAGCAGCTGCAGATCCAGGACGCCGCCAAGGACGACTTCCGCGCGGCCGACTGGACGGACGGCACGCTGGCCGGGCTCGAGGCGGGGGCGGCGCGCATCGAGCAGCCCTTCATGAGGTCGGCCGGCGGGGTCGTCCTGGCCGGGCTGCTGTCGCTGCTCACCGCCGTCGGCGCGGGCACCTGGCTGGGCGTCGGCGTCCACCGCGCCCGGGTCAGCCGCGACATGCGCGCCGAGGGCGACCGCCGGATGGCCTCGGTCGTCGGTGAGATGGACGCCACCGAGCTGCACGCCCGGCTCATCCCCGAGGACTCCCGCTACGGCGGGCGCGTCCTGCGCCGCTACGACGAGTTCACCCGCGGGGTGCGCGAGCTCACCGAGCTCGGCAACGAGGCGCGCGCCATCCCGGAGTCGTCGTACAACCGGAAGGCGTCGCAGACCCGGCTCACGGCATACCGCGACAAGGCCCTGGAGCTGGACCACCTCGACGACGTCATCGCCGACACGGCGACCTTCCTGACCCGCGAACGTGCCTGGTCGGAGGCGTGGACCCGCCAGGAGGCGCCGCTGCGCGAGGACCTCGAGCAGGTCGACGCGGTGATCGCCACGGACGTGCCGGACGAGGCGCGCGGGCTGCCCGAGGTCGCCGAGCTCCGGGAGTTCGCGTCCGGCGCCCTGGCCCGCCTGGACCAGCTGCGCGGGCAGCTGGAGGCGCAGGAGGTCTCCCCGGACGACGCCCTGGACGAGCTGCGGACCACCCGCGACGGGTTGAGCGAGCGGCTGGACCGGCTCGCCGGTGCCGTCGCGGAGGAGGTCGGGAAGACGCCCGAGGAGCGGGTCGCCATGAAGAAGGCGATGCGCGACGAGCGGTCCCAGCGCCGCACCGAGGCCACGATCCTCGCCGCGGCCTACCCGTCCTGGGGCTGGTACCCGCTCGGCGCGTTCCAGACCGGCCTGCACTCCGGCACCGCCGCCGTGGAGCAGTCGCGGTCCAGCTCGAGCGGGGCGAGCTCCGGCTACGGCGGCGGCGGCAGCTTCAGCGGCGCCGGGAGCTCCTCGCGGTTCTGA
- a CDS encoding cupin domain-containing protein, translated as MVTDPGPRPNAFDIETATRDTTTYRTVAWTGKYLQVTLMSIPPGQSIGLEAHPETDQFLRVDAGQGRCVMGPAEDDLDFTQDVSDGWSIQVPAGAWHDVINTGDEPLQLYAVYAPSHHAQGIVQQTSEDAEADEDSGRDVPPEWTVQPGSGEDDLKA; from the coding sequence ATGGTCACCGACCCCGGACCCCGGCCGAACGCCTTCGACATCGAGACCGCGACGAGGGACACCACGACATACCGCACGGTGGCCTGGACCGGGAAGTACCTCCAGGTCACCCTCATGTCCATCCCGCCCGGGCAGTCGATCGGCCTCGAGGCCCACCCGGAGACCGACCAGTTCCTGCGGGTGGACGCCGGCCAGGGCCGGTGCGTCATGGGTCCGGCCGAGGACGACCTCGACTTCACCCAGGACGTCTCCGACGGGTGGTCGATCCAGGTCCCGGCCGGGGCCTGGCACGACGTCATCAACACCGGGGACGAGCCGCTGCAGCTGTATGCCGTCTACGCCCCGTCCCACCACGCGCAGGGCATCGTGCAGCAGACGTCCGAGGACGCCGAGGCGGACGAGGACTCGGGCCGGGACGTGCCCCCGGAGTGGACGGTCCAGCCGGGCAGCGGCGAGGACGACCTCAAGGCCTGA